In one window of Spartinivicinus marinus DNA:
- a CDS encoding DUF1552 domain-containing protein — MWSHPVSPTKIAETGVSINNHDASHYGNNPNGTLAKNFIKLKR, encoded by the coding sequence ATGTGGTCGCACCCAGTTAGTCCAACTAAAATTGCTGAAACTGGCGTAAGTATTAATAATCATGATGCTTCTCATTATGGTAATAATCCAAATGGTACTTTAGCGAAAAATTTCATCAAACTTAAACGTTGA
- a CDS encoding TerD family protein produces the protein MTQTLQPGGNILLEAFSGTVIVSHKIDQKLDINLTAFILSGSGKVLNDSGVVFFNQPSDPASVAVFSPPKDVGEQRKHQIDFDLSKAPTNIAKVSITLTEDHHNGFALASNLKAEVHAGGQVVELVPASFSSENGIIVLELYVRNNQAKARAIWQGFASGLAGLCEHYGVEVQDSPSEPAKIETKAAQQPANSSSSLAINLEKASGKIDLVKGQKPIVIEKTAEITASISWRSGTDYDVYALVYTTEGKQIDVAMFGADGIPPLQNYQNGAIEHLGDVGRGKSKVKTETIKIRLTENILAVVPVAYSAQSNGTGSFRRYKVSMLIDNHSGTTVNIDANNANKDNRVYTCVPGIIMNTVDGIVIKPVEYYSSPGSERRPKLRMGEDGFVDVDMDAGPVNDFK, from the coding sequence ATGACTCAGACGCTGCAACCAGGTGGTAATATTCTACTTGAGGCATTTTCAGGAACGGTGATAGTAAGTCATAAAATTGATCAAAAATTAGACATTAATTTAACAGCATTCATCCTGAGCGGTTCTGGAAAAGTATTGAATGATAGTGGGGTTGTATTTTTTAATCAGCCTTCTGACCCTGCGAGTGTGGCGGTTTTTTCACCGCCTAAAGATGTAGGAGAGCAAAGAAAGCATCAGATTGATTTTGATTTATCCAAAGCGCCTACAAACATTGCTAAGGTGTCAATTACGTTAACTGAAGACCATCATAATGGATTTGCGTTAGCTAGTAACTTAAAAGCTGAAGTGCATGCCGGTGGTCAGGTAGTGGAATTAGTTCCTGCCAGCTTTAGTTCAGAAAATGGCATTATTGTATTGGAGCTATATGTTAGAAATAACCAGGCAAAAGCAAGGGCAATCTGGCAAGGGTTTGCATCAGGATTAGCTGGGTTATGCGAGCATTATGGCGTTGAAGTTCAAGACAGCCCTAGTGAGCCAGCAAAGATAGAAACAAAAGCGGCCCAACAACCAGCAAATTCTTCCAGTTCGCTAGCTATTAACCTTGAAAAAGCAAGTGGCAAAATAGACTTGGTTAAGGGACAAAAACCAATTGTAATAGAAAAAACAGCAGAAATTACGGCTTCTATATCATGGCGTAGTGGTACAGATTATGATGTTTATGCGTTAGTTTATACTACAGAGGGTAAACAGATTGATGTTGCAATGTTTGGAGCAGATGGCATTCCACCCCTACAAAATTACCAAAATGGTGCTATTGAACATTTGGGGGATGTTGGTAGGGGGAAAAGTAAAGTAAAGACAGAAACCATTAAAATTAGGCTAACAGAAAATATACTGGCTGTTGTCCCCGTTGCCTATTCAGCCCAATCAAATGGTACTGGTTCATTTCGTCGCTACAAGGTATCAATGTTAATTGATAATCATAGTGGTACAACGGTAAATATTGATGCTAATAATGCCAATAAGGATAACAGGGTATACACTTGTGTTCCTGGTATAATAATGAACACTGTAGATGGTATAGTAATAAAGCCTGTTGAATATTACAGCTCTCCTGGTTCAGAGCGTCGCCCGAAACTTAGGATGGGGGAAGATGGCTTCGTTGATGTTGATATGGATGCTGGTCCAGTCAATGACTTTAAATAA
- a CDS encoding lipid A deacylase LpxR family protein, producing the protein MNFWYNNKIIDIFIISILLSSAAIGAAQQKKLWTGNIYFENDLFTETDQNYTNGIKFSLVSPNLQSFEEDDQLPDWFTHINQQLTFFHPKIKVNHNIVISFAQVMYTPEDIDSKTLIEDQRPYAGWLYFGTAYHARSEHQLDTIELNLGVVGPLALAHETQDFIHDLRGLEKSNGWDNQLKNEPGLIALYEHKHKFISQTANYGIGYDVILHAGGAVGNVATYLNTGFSVRGGWKIPDDFGTSSVRPGGDNSAPGKGWVLNNGFGIHMFASVDSRFVIRDIFLDGNTFRDSHSVDKELWVADASVGLSVTVENVKISFARVFRTREFKKQPHSHSYGSLSISFWQFF; encoded by the coding sequence ATGAATTTTTGGTATAACAATAAAATAATAGATATATTCATAATTTCTATCTTATTGTCTTCAGCAGCAATAGGTGCAGCTCAACAGAAAAAACTCTGGACAGGTAATATCTACTTTGAAAACGACTTGTTTACTGAAACCGATCAAAACTATACCAATGGTATCAAGTTTTCTCTAGTTTCACCCAATTTACAAAGTTTCGAGGAAGATGATCAGCTTCCTGACTGGTTTACTCATATTAACCAACAGCTGACTTTTTTTCATCCAAAAATAAAAGTCAATCATAATATTGTCATATCTTTTGCTCAAGTCATGTACACTCCCGAAGATATTGATAGTAAGACACTGATTGAAGATCAACGACCTTACGCTGGCTGGCTTTATTTTGGTACTGCTTATCATGCTCGTTCAGAGCACCAACTTGACACAATTGAGTTAAATCTGGGAGTAGTTGGCCCCCTTGCTTTAGCTCATGAAACTCAGGACTTTATTCATGACTTAAGAGGGCTTGAAAAGTCTAATGGTTGGGATAATCAGCTGAAAAATGAACCTGGACTGATCGCGCTTTATGAACATAAGCATAAGTTTATTTCACAAACCGCTAATTATGGCATTGGTTATGATGTCATATTACACGCAGGTGGCGCTGTGGGCAATGTTGCAACCTATTTAAATACCGGGTTTTCAGTACGAGGAGGTTGGAAGATCCCTGATGACTTTGGTACTTCATCAGTACGCCCTGGAGGTGATAATAGCGCTCCAGGTAAGGGGTGGGTACTAAACAATGGGTTTGGTATTCATATGTTTGCTTCTGTTGATTCTCGTTTTGTAATTAGAGATATTTTTCTCGATGGGAACACTTTCAGAGACAGCCATTCTGTTGATAAAGAATTATGGGTTGCAGATGCCTCTGTAGGTCTTAGTGTAACAGTAGAAAATGTCAAAATTTCTTTTGCCAGAGTCTTTCGTACTAGGGAATTTAAAAAACAACCTCATTCTCATAGCTATGGCTCGTTATCTATATCTTTTTGGCAGTTTTTTTAA
- a CDS encoding RNA polymerase sigma factor: MLLCHKKDYFKLDDNKEKNDNPKINIVNLVREHGKDLRKFICYHLWNKNDVDDIYQSTFLEAIRCAKNFRGESTPKTWLFGIAFNLIRNQCRKPVGELSVNISVEDDCQYKKVNGYGTDDPYNIIERKEILDFIVSNKILLPNKIVQTLVNVIINESSYAQVAEELSIPLGTVQSRVARAREMIRAKLL, from the coding sequence ATGTTATTATGTCATAAAAAAGATTACTTTAAGCTTGATGATAATAAAGAAAAAAATGATAATCCAAAAATTAATATTGTTAACTTAGTCAGAGAGCATGGCAAAGACCTTAGGAAATTTATTTGTTATCACTTATGGAATAAAAATGATGTTGATGATATTTATCAGTCTACATTTTTAGAGGCTATACGGTGCGCTAAAAATTTTAGAGGCGAATCAACACCTAAAACTTGGTTGTTTGGTATAGCTTTTAATTTAATACGTAATCAATGCAGAAAACCAGTAGGAGAATTGTCTGTAAATATATCTGTAGAGGACGATTGTCAATATAAAAAAGTGAATGGGTATGGTACTGACGATCCATATAACATTATTGAGCGAAAAGAAATCCTAGATTTTATCGTATCTAATAAAATACTGTTACCAAATAAAATTGTGCAAACATTAGTTAATGTAATTATTAATGAAAGCAGTTATGCGCAGGTTGCTGAGGAACTGTCAATACCTCTGGGTACTGTTCAATCTAGAGTAGCCAGAGCAAGAGAAATGATTCGAGCTAAGCTTTTGTGA
- a CDS encoding Hsp20/alpha crystallin family protein → MPGVKKEDIHLTLENGTLTLEAETKQEGKEEREGKVIRQERRYGKLMRSFSVGNNVHESDISAKLEDEVLTLKAPKLEETSPSIRRIDIK, encoded by the coding sequence ATTCCCGGTGTTAAAAAGGAGGATATTCACTTAACACTTGAAAATGGCACATTAACGTTAGAAGCTGAAACCAAACAGGAAGGTAAGGAGGAAAGAGAAGGTAAAGTCATTAGGCAAGAAAGACGTTACGGTAAACTAATGCGCAGCTTTAGTGTGGGAAATAATGTCCATGAGAGTGACATTTCAGCGAAGCTTGAAGATGAAGTTCTTACATTAAAAGCGCCAAAACTAGAAGAAACTAGCCCTTCAATTCGTCGAATTGATATTAAATAG